In the Arachis stenosperma cultivar V10309 chromosome 8, arast.V10309.gnm1.PFL2, whole genome shotgun sequence genome, attctttttttataataacatacttatatattacaaaatataccaatgttaaattattataaaaaatatatataattaaaactaaaatcttaaaaatttttatgaaagcacttgtatttaaataatatatgaaaaaatagaattgaaattagtgcatctaagatattaaaaattttaaatttaaaaaattgagaaaaaagtGGTGAAGGAACTAGTTTAGTAcacgacattcaatttcagACACTAAAATGAGTCATTTAATGTAAAGTGAtggactaatttggtgcattTATAATGATGACATAATAAACGACACGTGGACGAATACTGTTGTGATACGTGGTACAAACGGACACGTGGCCAAATAgcattgtgacacgtggcacaaTCATCCACAGCAGCATGTCACGTGGTTAAATCATGGAGTGACACATGTCACTAACAACCCACGTCATCAAGCCATGTCATCATGTCGTTAATGGAAAATGAGTCAGAGACCAATATGATGCACTTTTGTCAATTTCAATGATGTAATTAGGGCAATTGGAATCTCAAGGACGATTTTAGTTCACGACGCCAATTTTAGGGACCATTTTAAGATTTAACTCGAGAAATGTAGCTATAATTCAAATAGTATAGTCTTCTTATCCTCATCTAAAAATTTCGAATTCGAATCTCACttctaacttaaaaaaaaatatacatagaCCGAATCCACTCGAGTTTTTTTTAAACCtaatttaattctaatatttctttggctatattttaaaaatttaaattaattcagGCTCTAAATTAATCTAAGATAAATTAGCATAAATCGAATGAACTTGATGTATAGATATAATtacaatatataattttgtagattttaatatataaccgtgttaaatttaataaatattatattatgtacTTCCAAATGCataattttgagttgaatttaATTAGTATATGGTGGAGTTTGCCCTATTAaatcagaatttcttttattaaaaaaattggcaACAACAAACGTAAATGTGATAATGCACTAAAGTGAGTGCACATTtctattcaatatttttttttattttttatcatattttttagtctgacatattaaaattaataaattattgactaacaaattattatatatataaaacaaaatttaaattcatgAAATATATTTAAGTAGATAAATGAGCTTCGACAAACTGAGTTATAGTTAGAGTAGTAATGTTATATTCAATTAAACATTAGCTCAACTTATGACTCTATGCGGCTCTGTAATCAAATATTCTCCTTCGTTTTGCAACACAACTACAATCATATGAAAAAGTTTGTAACACACATatccaaagaaaaaataaatagcAAAGAAAGGATCATATTTCTTTGAGCTCATCCAATGATTCAAATAAATCAGACACTCAAACCAGCAAGCTTCTCAAAACCAGAATTCATGTGATTCAAAAGGAGGAGAACTTAACATTAGTCAACTGCACATAAACTCTAGTTTAGTGATCTTAATCTCTTTTCTTTAAGTCTTCTAATCCTTCTCTCCATCTGTAATTTAGAGTAACTGAAGCATGTTAAAACAGCACAACAATATATATACAGAAGCTAGGTTTGATAGTTAAGACAAATATCATATATAAGACATACAGAAAAATATATACAAGACGATTTATTctctttttaaaaagttaaatgaACACAAAAAACAAAGCATTAAATTCatgtttaaataaataaataatttaatataccTGAATAATAGACGTCAATTTATTCTTAGTATTGCTAAATTCACGCTTAAGCCAGAGTAGACTTTGAGTAAAactgaaaaattaaaatacattaaaattaaattattttaaaactatatatgtaaACCACTATTCTATTTAACATGTTATTACTGAAAAAGTGAAAAGGCTTTATGCATGATCTTTAACAAAATAGAAATGTATCATGTACACTAAAACTAAtcacatatttaatttatttttaatatatattttatcatatattttatatgattaattttattctaCACCTAATATAActgtataatatatatacacactAAATTGTAACGAAGAGAGAAAAtgtacttttttttattcttctcgTCACAAGCTTTAATGAGAACTGAACATGCAAGTCTCATATGCTCTGTACCAATGCTGCAACATGACATTACAAGATATAAATTCAATAAGAAAAagcacaaaattttgaaaacatttacACAGTAATAGATGAATAGTTAGGTTTATATGACCATGAACATGGTGTTTAGTCATCTTATAATAAGTATTTGAAATATCTTGTTTGTAAAGCTGGTCTAAATTGAACCCAAAGAACAAATTATAACTATACACGTGCCTGATGCATACTACCATTaatcatgttttcaaaattataaCTATACACGTGCCTGATGCATACTACCATTAATcatgttttcaaaatgtttATACTTCTAATACAATACTGAATAATATCTAAGCAAATCAAAGgattttttacttaaataaacgaaattgaaattaaatttactagattcttttaaaacaaaatttgaaacatatttatctttttttaatattatataaatcgtCCTAAAAGTATATGGGTTATATAATATGTTAACCATGTATGTTTTCGAAAGACTATTTATGCATACATGGCCTAGAAAAATTAAGAGTAAATCGTGCTAGACTATCCAGGATTACAAGCTGGCTATAAATCGCCCTAACCTAGTGGGTCTAACGTGTTTTGAAACTAACACACACCTAGGTGGCACGATTTATGTGCAGTCCGTAACCCTAACCACCTTAGAGCGATTTATACTCAATTCAGTAACCCTCAAAGTCCAGCTACGATTTACCATTAAATTAGTAATCCTAAGAAGGCTAGAACGATTTATGATGATAAATTCTCTATAAATAAACGAGTATGGTGTTAAACAAAGTACATTTGAAGTTTATTGAGTTTTGAGAGAGATGAGTGAAactatatttttgttagttCATCACTGAGAAAAGATTGATGAAAACACAAGTGAGAGTGTCACGTTTCTAATAAAAAGCATATTGGTGTATTTGTAAATTCGTCAATGACTTTGATGGAATTACAGAATAGTAGATTATAGAAGGCAGAAAAATGTgaaaagaaacgtgtaaaacaATTATTTTTTCGAATTTCTATCTCACTGAGGCAAAGTTATCTTAAGTTTGTAAAGTACGAGATGCTTGGCGATGACGACATGCGAGTTATATTTCACAGCCAATCAAGATTTCCTGACTTAGGCGCTATGGAGTTATTTGCCCGAATGGTTGATGTAGAGGGTAGCTCTAGTGGATCCGTTCCGAATCCGCCCACTGCCGTCATAGAAGGGAGTTATAGCGCCATTCCAGTTGGGCAACCGATGACTCTCTTTGTTTCATCCTCATCATTTACGGCTGATTTGCCCATTCCAACAGATGACTTGGGTGATGGGTGAACCTTTGGAGAGCTCGTAGTTGCAATGGGAGCAGCACCTGTAGTACACGATACACTGGTATTCATGGAGGTAAGAGAAAGAGATCCATTTGCGGAGGCTATAGGAGACGATGGGTCGGATTCGGAACCACCAATTATTAATGATGAAAGCAATGGCGAGGAAGACACCACACATGCTGGAGAAGCACAAACCCATGCAAGCAGTCAGACACAGCAATACCCTCGATACTTTTCAACTTTGGATCTTGATGCACTGAACCAACCTGCATTTCCAGATCAACAGCACTTTACTATTCACGGAGACAGGCCTAGTATGATTTGTACGGACGAGTTTGAAATCGGGCAATAGTTTAAAACCAAAAAGAAAGTTGTACTAATAGCTAGTTAGGAGTTATAATATTCGTGTGGTGTAGAATATAAAGTGTTTGATTCCGACCAACTGAAGTATCATGGAAAGTGTGTGCAATTTGGAAATGGATGTAACTGGCTAATACGTGTGACTATGCGGCAGAGGAAAGGCTATTCAGAAGTTAGAAAGTACAATGGACCGCACACATGTCTAGCAATAGAGATATCGACGGATTGCAAGCAGTCATACTTGCCGAGCCCGTCAAGGTCCGCAACATACGGAAGCTACCACAAATGAACCCTGGCATTAGACTTGTCCGCGAAGAGTACCGTAACAACATCATAATGTAATCTCGTGCATAGATCTGTACCATTGCCTCTAATGCATTGGCGGGCAAGTCTCTAAACTTGTTCTAGAACCAGGAAAAAGAAACCGTGAAGTCATCAATACAATCATCTGGTAGAAGGTCACCGAATAACTCTCCAAATCACACCCAGACAGGCTTTCTCCCTTCCATCAACGGTTCAAAATCGCTCAGACACCCGCTCACTCCATGTCCATCAATAGGGAGGCCAAACTGGTATGCCAAATCCTACAGTGTTATCGTGCACTCCATAAACGGCATATGAAACGTATGAGTTTCAAGATGCCATCGCTCCATGAATGCACTGATCAGCGACTCGTTAAACTTGAACCAATAATCATTCAACCTTGTAACATGCAGTAAATTGGCACGATCTAAGTAGGACAGTATACGATCATGCATTACCATCCTCTGTTATCTACAAATGCTCCTAACGCATCGAGTTgtctaataaaacataaattttaaGGCAACAATTTAACAGGTcttataccaaaaaaaaaaaaaataaacactCAGTATAAAAAGTTTATCCAATAagctaataaaataaaaaagtacagGTTATATGTATTCATCAAAATATCACACGTCTAGTAGCACAAGAAAACATTTATGATTTATCACAACTTTAACATCACcgttataaatttattgtaaaCGAAATTCATGACTCATTCAAAAAATCCGAGATCTAACATCTtttaaaccaacaaaaaaaaacgTATGAAATCAATAAACAACAGAACCCCACAAGATCCTAATTGAAAAATGTTCTAACATGCATATTCAAACTATACTATATTCATCAACATATTAGTGTAATGAACAGAGCTATGACATTAACCAACTCAACTCAATTTAGATTTCGATAACTAACCTTTTCATCGATAAATTCGGCAACTTGTGCAATACCGTTAAGGCGGTACATATCTCCTTGGTTGGAGGCCATCCTCGCCACCAAACGGATTCTTCCCACTCCGCTGTACAACTCATTGCTTTGTGCTTTACTACGCCAAACAATGGTTGCTCTGTCCCAGCCGCCGCTGCACCGTCACTAGTGAATATAATACCTCATGCCTATGCTCATTACCACCTCCTCCTCCGCTGCGGGTCATCTTCCCCCCAAACCTTCTCTCCCAAAGCTTCCATAACGTTGAAAATGGTGGCTCCTCCTCCACCAATGTTAGTCGCTGCAATGGGTTGAGGTCCCACTCGAGCAATAACTCGTTGCAGTTTCCTTAAGGTAAGTCTTTAAGGATAAATCGTGGTTGGACTTTGAAGGTCTTCCACCAATATGAATCGCGTCAAACTTGAGAGGTTTTCCTTTCACACGTAAATTACGCCAGGTCTTTGTGTTTTAGTCCAAAATCACGTGAATCCTTTTTAGGTGGGACGATTTATGTGTAACTTATAATCCTAGGTAGCCTAGCACGATTTACTCCTAATTTTCCTAGGTCATGCATGCATAAATTATTTCTAGGTGACATGATTAACATATTAGATAACCATATGCCCTTCAATTTCATTTATTTAAGTAGAAAACCTCAAATTAAATCTTCAATCTCATCAAAACATTTACTGTTATTGCTCATGATTAAATGCCCAACTAGTTAATCAAAAAAGAGAATGAAAGTATCTAAGCTTAGATGCAAAGTTTTTAAACAAACAATGCTTTTTAAATCTTCAAGATATAAATGCAAATTCAAAGATAGATATTGCAAGTAATTACCTGGTGCTCTTTTCCTCTATCTCACGAACTAGGGATGCCAACTTAGAGAAGTCAACTTTTGAATTATCACTATAGGCGTAAATTAAaatcacaagaaaaaaaattaaataatataattagtaTGAAATAGAAAACAATGCATGAAGTGATGATAGTAAAATCAGTAGTTCATATATATTACAATTGACAAGAAAGCTCTGGAAGGATCATGTCAACATATTCAAAGTACTTTTCAATCATCTGTACAACACAGTCTAGTTCTTCAGTGTTTTTCAGAGACAAAAATTGATCATTCACTAGCTCCTGCAAatataatagcagaagaaaaaaaaattaaagacatACACAACCAATGAGCAAAGTGTTTTTTAACATTATTGTTCAGTTCAAATTTAATTTGTGAAATTATAAGAACTGCTACATCATAACAAGATTCAAGTAAGCGTTACATGCCAAAAAAGCAAATATATTACATGACAAGATCGAATATCACCTCAACAAACAATGAGTTTATGTATTCTTGCAAGAGGTCTTGGAGAATTGCCATTgccattttttataataagcaGAAAAACAGCCTCCTTATTGCAAAAGCTTCCGTTAGAAGAGGCTATCTTTCATGAACTGCTGTTCTAATGCAGAGAAAGAGACAAGAAAAATTACATTGGCAAATAACTGAACTTAATTATTGATGAGTAGAGATAAAGTTATCTCTTTTTCAGCCATAATTTTGGCCTGAATTCTTCTACATTTAgtcataaaaatttaaaaattaacacaattGCCATTTCCAATTGCATAATGACAACTAAAAGTTTTCCTTTGTCACTTGTTTTTCAACAGAAGAACAAGGTATGATTTTTGTTCCTAAGGTTTACCATTtgtttaataaatattttaatttaatttatgtttaatatttgtatttatatcaaaattatttttaaaattttttaattttgtctctaATGTATTAGATGAAATTGAGACAAAATTGAATATTAATACAAGTGTCATTTTCAATTACAAATGACAACAATTTTCCTTTATCACTTGTTTTTTAATAggaaaaattatatttttatccttaaaattggtagtttgttttaaaatatttcaatattttatttatttaattttgtttttaatattttttatttgtattaaaattatctgtgaatatttttaatttgatccctaatatattaaacaaaattaatattcattgataactttaacataaataaaaaatgtcagaaataaaattaaataaaattaagtttttataatACTATAAAACTCAATAACATTGGCAAGTAATATTATAAACTTAAAATGGTATCCACTAAATATTCTttaattctttcctttttagcGAGAGAAAAaagattttctttttcattctatAATTAGGCATACCCAATTACAAATTATTAACAATTACTGCTTATCAGTTTTGGAGAAAATATAAGTTAAATTGTCTCTATCCAATTTAGAGTAAATCTTGATTtagacaccaaaaaaaaaaagtaagtcttgatttagtaaaatttttacctttttttaatagaaaaaattttatatttagatagattaaaaaaatcaaatattaaaaCATCTTTTACTTCTTTTAGTAATCTAATAGGGTTAATAGTTAAATtagtttataaaaaataagacattatttaaattcatctttaaaagattttttcaattaaattgaTCTTTTAAATATTACGAATTAATTATATCTGtcatttaattattctattcaTAATTTTTGTTAATGATAGATGATGTAAAATATTAACTGATAGCATACATACACATGATACATAACATGTTTAATTGGACGTTAACTAAATATGTTTAAGAAAAtctattaatttagttattagGTCATATtggaaatagaaaatttttgtaattggagaaaataactaaattaataaatttttataaatatatttgatcAATATCTAATTAGATATATTAggtattatatatattattaattaatattttacaGAATCaatatttaaagaaaattattaatagaGTGATTAGAggacaaatataattaatttgtaatttttaaaaaactaatttaattaaaaaattttaaaaataaatttaaagaatgttttttttttaaaattaatttgactattaattctagtctaataatatattttattttatatttttaaatattaataagtaATTGATTACTGAAAATAACGAAATTTAACCGCCTCTAACATTTTCAAATAATATGCTCCATATATTTACAATTTTACCCCAAAAGCCAACAGCCAGTAGAGAAGAAAATTACTTGAATTTATTTAGTTGCGACAAAATTTACATAGCTTGATACTTTGATTCCCCTCAAATTAGATCTCACCTACTCCAAATGTAACTACAAATAATTACTCAACATGGATCAACTTTAACTCTACAAGCTTCTCAGGGGTCATTCCATCACCTACTTCTCTCATAAACCCGAACCGACAACCCACCCCGCATGGTTGCGGTAAGACCTGGTGAAAACCGGGGCTCCTTGTCAGACCCAACTACCCGAATATCAAATTGCCTTATCAATGTAGCCACCAAGGATTTCATCTCTACAACTGCCAACTCTTTTCCCAAACAAATCCTAACCCCAGCCTGAAAAACCGGGTATTTAAATGGATCCTCCGGCACAAACACACCGGCATGCAACCATCTTTCGGGTTTGAATTTGAGGCAATCGGACCCCCAAACCCGCTCCATCCGACCCATTGCATACGGATGGTATGTAACCCTCGTACACATGGGTACAAATGTACCATCCGGTAACACATCGTCCTCTTGCGCGAACTTGGAGTCAAACTGAACCGGCGGAAAGAGTCTCATGCTCTCGTAAATCGCAGCAGTGAGATAATGCATTTGCTGCAGCTGCTCAAAACTCGCACATTCCTGGACCGGATTGTCCAGGATCCGGTCCAATTCTTCCCGGATCAAGACCTCAACACTCGGGTTTTTGgataataagaaaaagaaaccgGTTAACGCGGCCGCAACTGTGTCGCGACCAGCCAATAGAAAACTGACGACTATGTCTCTGAGGTATTTGTTGTCGTTTTCGACAGAGCTCATGAACCTTGAGAGGAGATCCTTTCTTGTGGAGAATCCGATTTTCCTGCGCTTGTTTATTAACTCTTCTGCTAAGTTGTTTATGATTTTGATGGCTTGCTTcagcttcttctcggatccaaTGTTAAGTAGGCGCTTGATCTTCCATGTGATTGGTGATGATGTCATTGCACGCTCTGCCGAGAGCTTGGAGGCCGTGTCGAAAGCGGCGGCGAAGGGTGAAACAGGTAGGGATGGTTGGAGACAACCTGGGTCCACGCCGAAGGAGAATTTGCAAATGTTGTCGAACGAGAAACGTCGCAATATGTCTTGTAAATCCATCACACTATCCTGTTTCAGACATATACATGCATGTTTGGTTAAAAAGAAAATCACTAAATTTATAAACTCGATCtaatatattgaaaaataacCGGTATTATTCCTCCAACATAATATATAtgaagtaaaaatttaaatgcaggtatttttatataaaattaataataattaaaaattattaaataatttagttaaattattttcaaCTGTACTTAAATTGTCATCCATATATATTATGGAAAAGTCTAGGGCAgcaatttttgtgttttttggcCAATAgttaatcattaaaaaaaatgaatgattttttattattgaatataattttacaccattaaaaatattatttatggtcaattgatggttacaaaatattaaaagttgCTGGTCCCTAACATTGCTCATATATTATTAGTTGATCAGTAACattagata is a window encoding:
- the LOC130946743 gene encoding cytochrome P450 94C1-like isoform X1 — translated: MESTLGLLFFLFTLLFCIFSFLLFLSRMKPWCNCHTCRTYTTMSWTTHFTNLSDWYTHLLRNSATGTIHVHVLGNIVTSNPINVEYMLKTRFQNYPKGRPFSAILGDLLGHGIFNVDGSAWMFQRKMASLELGSVAVRTYALQIVTEEIRTRLLPLMVSSVACGQQDQDSVMDLQDILRRFSFDNICKFSFGVDPGCLQPSLPVSPFAAAFDTASKLSAERAMTSSPITWKIKRLLNIGSEKKLKQAIKIINNLAEELINKRRKIGFSTRKDLLSRFMSSVENDNKYLRDIVVSFLLAGRDTVAAALTGFFFLLSKNPSVEVLIREELDRILDNPVQECASFEQLQQMHYLTAAIYESMRLFPPVQFDSKFAQEDDVLPDGTFVPMCTRVTYHPYAMGRMERVWGSDCLKFKPERWLHAGVFVPEDPFKYPVFQAGVRICLGKELAVVEMKSLVATLIRQFDIRVVGSDKEPRFSPGLTATMRGGLSVRVYERSR
- the LOC130946743 gene encoding cytochrome P450 94C1-like isoform X2, with product MSWTTHFTNLSDWYTHLLRNSATGTIHVHVLGNIVTSNPINVEYMLKTRFQNYPKGRPFSAILGDLLGHGIFNVDGSAWMFQRKMASLELGSVAVRTYALQIVTEEIRTRLLPLMVSSVACGQQDQDSVMDLQDILRRFSFDNICKFSFGVDPGCLQPSLPVSPFAAAFDTASKLSAERAMTSSPITWKIKRLLNIGSEKKLKQAIKIINNLAEELINKRRKIGFSTRKDLLSRFMSSVENDNKYLRDIVVSFLLAGRDTVAAALTGFFFLLSKNPSVEVLIREELDRILDNPVQECASFEQLQQMHYLTAAIYESMRLFPPVQFDSKFAQEDDVLPDGTFVPMCTRVTYHPYAMGRMERVWGSDCLKFKPERWLHAGVFVPEDPFKYPVFQAGVRICLGKELAVVEMKSLVATLIRQFDIRVVGSDKEPRFSPGLTATMRGGLSVRVYERSR